The nucleotide window ATTTATCCAGATTAAGAGACCGTTCAAGAAGAGTTATGGAAATTACCGAAATAAAAGGGTATAAAAACCGACAGATATTTTTAAATCCTCTGTTTATATTTGAAGAAGAAAATGAGGACGGAGAAGGTAGCACGGGAGAAAAAGTTATTGGAAAATTAAAAAGAACAAGCAACCCTTTGTTGAACGAAACCAAATTTAAACTGGCGGGAATATCCTGTAAAGTATAAGAAAGAATGGGATAATTCTTCCATGGCGTAATATAGGTCTCTTTAGAAAAATTAAGTATTAAGAAAGGAACAGATATCTGGAATGATTGATTATAATCAGTATATCATGTCCGTAAGAGAAAAAATCTTTTATGTAATTACTGCAGCTATTGTTATATTTGTAATTGGATTAATATTTTACAGAAACTGTTTAATAGCCTTGTTACTATGTCCATTAGCATTGTTTTATCCGGAAATAAAAAGAAAAGAAATAATAAAAAGAAGAAAGGCAGAATTAAGTATTCAATTTAAAGATATGTTATATTCTCTTTCTTCATCACTTTCAGCGGGTAAATCTGTAGAACTGGCCATAAAGGATATAGTAAATGATCTTGAAATCATATATCCTGAGGCTGATGCCTATATTAATCAGGAAATAAAATGGATGATAAGAAACTTGGAGATGAACCAGCCAATAGAGCTTCTTTTTCATGATTTTGCCCAAAGGAGCGGAATAGATGATATTTATAATTTTTCTGAAGTTTTTTCTGTCGCTAATCGTGCCGGAGGAAATCTAATAGAAGTAATAAAAAATACCTCAAGTATAATCAATGACAAAATAGAAATACAGCAGGAAATTGACATCATGCTGGCAGAAAAGAAGTTTGAACAAAGAATTCTTAACATTATTCCCATACTGATTATCCTCTTGCTTTCCATATATGCTGAAGACTATATAAAACCTGTATTTTATACATTACCTGGCAGAATAGTAATGACCATATGCCTTCTGTTGTTTATTGCGGCTTTTTTAATTTCAAAAAAAATTTCAGATATAAGGGTGTAGGAAAGCAATGAAATTTATCCTGGCAATTTATACATTAAGCATTTTTTTATTATACTTTTTTTCAAGAAAAAAATATTCCCGGCATATTGCAGTTCTTGACTCTAAACAATATCCACTAAAAGATTTTCTTGTGATCGGTTTGCATATTATTGATCTGGTAAAGTATAAATTTAATAAATCTTATGACAGGATACTTTACAGTAAGTTTACCGAGCTTTCCGGATTAAAGGATGCCAGATATTATGTTAAAATTCACCTGGCAAATAAAATTATCCTCTTATTGTTTTGTATAGAGTTTATACTTTTTGTCGGAAGTTTTGCATCCCTTGATAAAGGATTCTGGATTTTTGCATGTTCTTTGATATTAAGCGTATTATACTTTACGGATTATGAGCTGAACCGCCGTATAAATGAGAGGCGTACAGCCATACAGATTGATTTTCCTGATTTCCTTAACAGATTAATATTGCTG belongs to Clostridiaceae bacterium and includes:
- a CDS encoding pilus assembly protein TadB, with protein sequence MIDYNQYIMSVREKIFYVITAAIVIFVIGLIFYRNCLIALLLCPLALFYPEIKRKEIIKRRKAELSIQFKDMLYSLSSSLSAGKSVELAIKDIVNDLEIIYPEADAYINQEIKWMIRNLEMNQPIELLFHDFAQRSGIDDIYNFSEVFSVANRAGGNLIEVIKNTSSIINDKIEIQQEIDIMLAEKKFEQRILNIIPILIILLLSIYAEDYIKPVFYTLPGRIVMTICLLLFIAAFLISKKISDIRV
- a CDS encoding type II secretion system F family protein, whose protein sequence is MKFILAIYTLSIFLLYFFSRKKYSRHIAVLDSKQYPLKDFLVIGLHIIDLVKYKFNKSYDRILYSKFTELSGLKDARYYVKIHLANKIILLLFCIEFILFVGSFASLDKGFWIFACSLILSVLYFTDYELNRRINERRTAIQIDFPDFLNRLILLINAGMTISRAWEKVVTENNKPGPLKDELRRVLAEIRSGKPEIRAYIDFAKRCKTPEITRFVSVMIQNIKKGNSELVSILRVQSNDCWQMRKNTAKKLGEEASTKMIFPLMLMFAAILAIVTTPAILSLGQMI